A stretch of DNA from Gottschalkia acidurici 9a:
TTGATACCGATCCTGTTGGCCCATCAAATGGAATATCTGATATAGTTAGAGCAATTGATGATCCTATCATAGATGCTATATCAGGAGCACAGTTCTGATCTACAGATAATACTGTTGATATCACTTGTACATCATTTCTATATCCATCTGGAAATAATGGTCTTATAGGTCTATCAATTAATCTTGAAGTTAGTATAGACTTTTCACTAGGCTTTCCTTCTCTTTTAATAAATCCTCCCGGAATTTTACCTACTGCATATAATTTTTCTTCATAATCTACACTTAGTGGAAAAAAATCGATTCCTTCCTTCGGCTCTTTAGAAGCAACTGCAGTAACAAGAACTACTGTATCTTCATATCTTACTAAGCAAGAACCATTTGCTTGTTCAGCTAACTTACCTACAGTAACACTAAGCTTTTTGTTGGCTAGTGTATACTCAAATGTTCTTTCCATGTTATACCTCCATAACGTTTTGCTTTTGCTTATTGTGTTCTATTATATTATTGCCTCTTTTTTAAAAAATCCTTTAATATAATATTTGGATAAATTAATAGAGCGGGGTATCCCGCTCTTATTAACGTCTTAATCCAAGTCTTTCTATTAAACTACGATATCTTTCAATATCAGTTTTTTGTAGATAATTTTGAAGACCTCTTCTTTGTCCAACCATTTTTAATAATCCTCTTCTTGAATGATGATCTTTTTTATGACTTTTTAAGTGATCATTTAACTTATTTATTCTGTGTGTTAATATAGCAATTTGAACTTCTGGAGAACCAGTATCTCCTTCGTGCATTTTATAATCTTCAATAATCGCTGCTTTTTCTTCTTTACTTAAATTCATTTTTCTTCCTCCTCAATTTTTAGTTCACCTTATACCAAGTATATAGTCGAGGCATCAATAAACTTAGGGTAAGGTAATAATCTACAAACCATATTGTACCATACGCATAACTGTTTGTAAATACTTAATTATTACCTAGATACAACCTTATGTATATCTGATTTAACCTGATATACCAAATCTTCTATACTTTTAAATTTCTTTTCTTCTCTAATAAATTCCAAAAATTCTATTTCTATATTCTCATTATATATATTTTTATCAAAATTTATTATATGTGTTTCTATGCTAAACCCAACATCATTAAAAGTTGGATTTGATCCTACGTTAGTTATACTTTTATAAGTTAAGCCATTATAATTAATATTAGTTCTATATACACCATGCTTTGGTGGAATATAATCAATCTCACATTTTAAATTTGCCGTTGCAAATCCTAGTTTTTTACCTCTTCCTTTTCCTGTTATAACTGTTCCTCTTACACAGTACGGTCTTCCGAGCATCTCATTAGCTTCCTGTACTTTGCCTTCTTTTATTAAATTTCTTATTACAGTACTGCTAACTATACAATCATTTCTTATTACAGGTGGTATGATTTTTACTTCAAATCCATACTTTTCAGACATTCTTATTAAAGTATCCTTATCACCTTTAGCCTTATATCCAAATTTAAAATTAAAACCTATTACTACTAAATTCGCATTTAGCTTTTCAATTATTATAGTCTTAATAAACTCTTCAGGAGACATTTCCATAAAATTTTTATCAAAATTAACCATATATAAGGTTTCTATACCTAGATTTTCTAATAAGTTTTCTTTTTGACTTTTACTCATTATAAAGTTATTAATTGTACCTAGCTTAAATTGATTAAAATTATCATCAAAAGTAAAAATACTAGGAGATAATTTTCTGTCTTTTGCCATGGATACCATTGATTCTATTAATTTTTGATGACCTAAGTGGATTCCATCAAAGTTACCTAGTGCTACAGCTGTTTTAGAGCTTAGTTTTTCATTTTTATCAGCTATTATCTTCATTAATTATCACCTTTATAGTAATACTTTCTGCATTTTTTAAATATGAATGATCATCTAGTTCTATAATAGTTCCAATTCCAATAAAAATTTCTCCACAATATATTCTAAACAATTCCTCTTTATTTCTCTGTATATTATTATTAAGCTTTACTTTTAGGCCATTTTTAATGGCTTGAAAGTACTCTTCATTAAGAACTATATCTCTATACTGTAATAAAGCTGTATCTATAGGCATTAAGATATCTTCAAGTGTATTATTTTCTTTAAAGTTTATAATTTCTTCTAAAGTATACGCATCTTTTATACTAAAGTTCCCGACTTTGGTTCGGATTAAAAACGACATATGACCTAGGGTTCCTAGTTGTTCACCTATATCATTGCAAAGTGTTCTAACATATGTTCCTTTAGAGCACTCTACGTCAAACAATATCTTTTTATTATCGTAGTTTCTGATTATATCTAAGCTATATATTTTAACTCGTCTTTTTTCTCTCTCTATTGTTTTTCCTTCTCTTGCAAGCTCATATAGTTTAATACCATTACGCTTTACTGCAGAATACATAGGTGGAATTTGATCTATATCTCCCTTAAACTTATCAAACACATTTACTATTTCTTCTTCTGTAACTTCTATATTACTATTTTCGAGTATGACTCCATATTTGTCCTGAGTATCTGTGCTATATCCTAAAGTCAATTGACCTCTATATGTTTTATTAAAGTCATTGAAATACTCTGCAACCCTAGTCGCTTTTCCTATACAAATAGGAAGCACACCAGCTGCATTAGGATCTAAAGTACCAGTGTGCCCAACTTTCTTCATATTAAAAGTCTTTCTTATAAAGCTAACTACATCATGTGAGGTCATACCAGAAGGTTTTAGTACATTAATTATACCTTTCATTTAAATCACCTAAATGCTTTAATTATTTCTCTTTTTATTTGCTCTTTAGCCTCTGAAAGATTACTATATATAGTGCACCCTGCTGCTTTAGCATGTCCTCCACCGTTAAACTTCAATGCTACTTTAGATACATCTATATTTTGTTTCGATCTTAAACTAGCTTTTACAGTTCTTTCATCTATCTCTCTCAGACTACATGCAACTTGTATTGTATCTATGTCCCTAATAAAATTTACTATTATCTCTGCATCTTGAGATTTAGCTTTACAGGCATCTAAAATTTCTTTACTTATCGATACTATTCCTACTTTATTATCTTCATAAAGCTCTAGATTTTTGATACCTTCCATTAAGAGCATAGTTTTCTCTATACTTCTATTTTGATATAACTCTATATTAATCATTTCTAAATCTATATGTTTATCTAAAAGCTTTGAAACTATTAAGTGAGTTTTGGAACTAGTATTAGTATACTTGAAGCTACCAGTATCTGTTGACATTGATACATATATACAAGTAGCTATGTCCTTCGATATGTCATAGTTCATACTCTTAATCAAATCATATACAACTTCACCAGTAGAACTTGCTTTACTATCTATAAAATTTATATTACCAAATTGAGTATTAGTAACATGATGATCTATATTTACTGTATATTTTATACTATTTAATATACTTTCGTCTATGCCTAATCTATCTGTACTTGCGCAATCTAGTGTTATTAGTAAATCGATTTTATTATATTCAATATCTGTTTTTATCAAACTCATATTAGGCATAAACTTTAGATTCGATGGTATTTCATCGTTGATAACTATATTAACGTTCTTCCCATCGCCCATGTTTTCTATAATAAATGTAGCTAAAGCTAAAACTGACCCTACACTGTCACCATCTGGGTTAACATGTGACATCAGGCATATATTTTCACTTGAATTTATCTTTGCTTTAAATAGATCTAATTCTTCAAATATAGCTTCCATATCTAAACACTACCTTCATCATCTTCTTTTAGATCACTTAATATTTTAGATATTTTTATACCGTATTCTATAGAGTTATCTAATATGAATAATGGTTCTGGTGTATATCTTAGGTTTATATTCTTACCTATTTCTTTTCTTATATATCCACTTGCAGATTGAAGCCCCTTTATAGTTTCTGTTCCACTTTTTTCATCTCCAAGAACACTAATATAAATATTAGCATATCTTAGATCTCTCGTAACCTCGACTTTAGTTATGCTAGTCATCGAAGACACTCTTGGATCTTTGAGTCCACTTCTGATGATATTACTTACTAGTTTTTTTATTTCCTCCGAGATTCTTCCCAGTCTTTTCGAGCTCATATAATCCACCTCTTATCTTTTTACTTCTTCTAGAGTATAAGCCTCTATTATGTCTCCTTCTTTTAAATCATTATATCCTTCAATTCCTAATCCACCCTCATAGTTGTGGTTTATCTCTTTTACATCATCTTTAAATCTTTTTAATGATGAAATATCACCTTCGTGAATAACCACATTGTCTCTTAGAAGTCTTACTTTACTGTTTCTTGTTACTTTTCCTTGTAATACATATATACCCGCTATAGTACTTCCAGGAACTTTGAATGTTGCTCTTACTTCCGCACGTCCTTGAACTACCTCTTTATATTCTGGATCCAACATTCCATCTATAGCAGCTTTTATATCTTCTATTGCATTATATATTACTCGATAAGTTCTTACATCTACTTCTTCTACCTTAGCCACTTCTAAAGCACTATTAGTAGGTCTTACATTAAATCCTATAACTATAGCATTAGATGCTGAGGCTAACATTATATCAGTTTCAGTTATAGCTCCTACGCCACCATGAATTGGATTTACCTTTACTTCATCTGTACTTAATTTTTCTAAAGACTGCTTAACTGCTTCTACAGCACCTTTTACATCTGCTTTTATAATTACATTTAAGTCCTTTACTTCACCTTGTTGTATTTTTTCAAATAAATCATCTAGTGAAACTTTATGAAATGCTTTTACTTGATCATCTTTTTGCTTTATTCTACTTCTTTCAGCTATTTGCTTAGCTTTCTTATCATCTTCAACCATATATAGTATTTCACCTGAATTTGGTGTTTCAGATAGTCCTAAAATTTCTACTGGAGTTGATGGACCTGCTTTCTTTATTCTTTTTCCTTTATCATCTATCATTGCTCTTATACGTCCACTTGCAGTTCCCGATACTACAGCGTCTCCTATAGAAAGAGTACCTTTCTGTATTAATAAAGTTGCGACTGGTCCTCTACCTTTATCTAAGTTAGATTCTATTATAGTTCCCACAGCTTTTCTATTAGGATTTGCTTTAAGTTCTTGCATTTCAGCAACTAAAAGTACCATCTCTAAAAGTTCATCTATACCGTCACCTTTTAAAGCAGATACTGGAACAAATATAGTGTCTCCACCCCAATCTTCTGCCATTAAACCATGCTCCATTAATTCTTGCTTTACTCTATCTGGATTAGCTTCATATTTATCCATTTTATTTATTGCAACTATTATAGGTACTCCTGCTGCTCTTGCATGATTTAAAGCTTCTACAGTTTGTGGCATTACCCCATCATCAGCAGCTACTACTAAGATAGCTATATCTGTAATTTGAGCACCTCTTGCTCTCATAGATGTAAAAGCTTCGTGTCCTGGCGTATCTAAAAACACTATTTTTTTACCTTCAATATTTACAGTATAAGCACCTATATGTTGAGTTATTCCACCAGCTTCTTTTTTAGTTACACTCGTTTCACGAATTCTATCCAATAATGAAGTTTTTCCATGGTCAACGTGTCCCATAACTGTAACCACAGGCGATCTTTCTTCTAAATCTTCTGGCACATCTTCATAATCTAATTCTTCTGCCAAGATTTCCTCTAAAGTTTCCTCTGTAACTTCATTTTTAACTAGTGTAAAACCATATTCATCTGCAATTAAACTTGCTGTATCGAAATCTATATCCTGATTTAAGCTTGCCATTATTCCTAAAGTTATAAGCTTACTTATAACTTTAGCCGATGGAACATTCATTTTTTCAGCTAACTCTTTTACCTGTATAGTCTCTTCTATTTGTATAGTATTCTCATTTATTTCATTTTCTAAACTTTCTTCTTTATTCTTACTTCCTTCAGACAACAATTCTCTTAAAAGTTCCGCCTCGTCATTTTCTAATGTACTCATATGACTTCCTATTTTTAAATCCAACTCTTCTATTTTTTCCATTAACTCTTTACTAGTTAGTTTTAGCTCTTTAGCTAATTCATATACTCTTATTTTAGTCAAAATATACACCCCCATTTAATTTTATAGGTGATACGTCTAATCAGACTATTTTATCTATTATATTTACAATAGCTTCTGAAAACGAAAGGTCTGTAATCGATATTATAGACGATAGGCCTTTTCCGACAGCATTTCCTAATTCTTCTTTCTTACCAATTATAACATACTTTATATTACTTTTTTTACATAGGCTTATTATTCTATCTGTAGTATTTTCCGAAGCATCGGATGCTAGTATAATTAATTTACACTTTTTCTTTTAATAGTTTGTATACATCCTGTCTCACCTATTACTATATAGCCTGCTTTTTTGCCAATACCTATCATTGAGTAAAGCTTATTTATCATCTTTTATTTCCTCTAAGAGTTGATCATAAATCTCTCCAGGAATCTCTATCTCTAAGGCTCTATTAAGACGCTTATTTATTCTAGCCTTCTCAAAGCATTCTGCGTCATTACAAATGTAAGCACCTCTACCATTAACTTTTCCTGTTAAGTCTACTTTTATCTCATTTTCTTTATTTTTTACTACTCTTATTAGTTCTTTTTTAGGTTTACTTTCATTACATCCTACACATTTTCTAAGGGGTATTTTTCTCTTTTTCACTAATAACACCCTTTCTTAATTTTCTATATTATCTATTAACTCTTCGTCACTATGTATCTCAGAGTTGTATTGACTTTCACTTTTTATATCTATTTTCCAATTTGTTAATTTAGCTGCAAGTCTTGCATTTTGTCCCTCTTTACCTATAGCTAAAGATAGTTGATAGTCTGGAACTACTACTAATGCTGACTTTTCTTTTTCATCTACTTCTACTTTTACAACTTTAGCAGGACTAAGACTATTCTGAATGAACTCTTTAATATCCTTATCCCAAGTTATTATATCTATTTTTTCTCCATATAGCTCATCTACTATAGCTTTTACTCTAGCTCCTTTAAACCCTACACAAGCACCAACTGGATCTACATTTTCATCATTAGAGTACACAGCTATTTTTGTTCTTGAACCTGCCTCTCTTGATATATTATATATATCAACTATACCTTCTTGTATTTCGGGAACTTCTAGTTCAAATAGTCTTTTAACAAGACCTGGATGTGTTCTTGATAGTAATATTTGTGGTCCTTTAGTAGTCTTTTTAACTTCTAGTATATAGGACTTTATTCTATCTCCTTGGTTATATTCTTCACCCTGAATTTGTTCACTTGGTGCTAATATACCTTCTGTTTTGCCTAAGTCTATTAATATATTATTTTTACTAGCCCTTTGAACTATTCCTGTGATGATTTCATTTTCTCTATTTATAAATTCATCAAAAACTATTTCCCTCTCAGCCTCTTTGATTTTTTGCATAACTACTTGTTTAGCAGTCTGAGCTGCAATTCTTCCAAAATTTCTAGGAGTTATTTCTACTCTTACTATATCTTCTAGTTCATAGTTAGCATCTAGTTTTTTAGCTTCTTCTATGCTTATATCTAATAATTCATCTTCCACAATTTCTACTACATTTTTCTTAGCATATAATTTTACATCCCCTGTTTCTTTATTTACATCTACTTCTACATTTTGAGAAGATCCAAAGTTTTTTTTATATCCTGAAATAAGAGCAGCCTCTAACGCTTCAAATATTAATTCTTTAGATATTCCTTTTTCTTTTTCTATTTCTTCAAGAGCCTCTATGAATTCGGCTTTCATCTCACTTGACCTCCCAATTAAAATTTAATAGCTAAGTTTATTTTGGACGCAATACTTTTTTCTATATTTATTTTTTCTAGATTTTCATCTTCTATATATATATTCTTATCATCAAAATCTAATAGTTTTCCAACAATCTTTTTACTCCCATTTAAAGAACTGTAAAGACTTATCTCTATGTCTTTTCCTATATTTCTTTTAAAGTCTTTTTCATTTTTTAAAGGCCTATCTAGTCCTGGAGAAGATACCTCTAAAAAATAATTTTCTTCTATTGGATCTTTTTCATCTAGCTTTTCACTTATCATTTCACTTGCCTTTTGACAGTCATCTAAATTTATACCACCTGGCTTATCTATATATATTCTTAAATACATATTAGGGCCTTCCTTTATGTATTCAATATCTACCAATTCAAATTGAAGCTCATCTGTTATTGGTTCTACCATTTCTAATGCTAATTTTTCTATGCTATTTTTTTTCATCAGTTCACCTCCAACTATACACTTGCTATTTTTCCATAAAGAACATTATTTATTCTTTATATGGTAATAAAATAAATCAAGAGTGGGTAAATCCCACTCCTCTCCAAAAAATTTTTATTTATAATTAAATCTAGCTTATCACATTATACTGAAAAAATCAAATACTAAATAGCGTTAGTTGATTACTTTCCGGAATGTTTTCTAAGCATCCGTGTACTCTGAGTGCTTCAACAACAGTTTTTGTTACCTTTGCTCTATTAACCAAGTCTTCTATAGATAAGAATTCTCCCTTTTTTCTTTCCTGTGATATATTTCTTGCAGCATTTTCTCCAACACCATCTAATGACTTTAGTGGAGGTAATATTCCATCACCATCAACTATGAATTTGTCGCTATCTGATCTATAAAGATCCACTCTCTTCAAGTTATATCCTCTAGCATACATTTCAAGTGCTACTTCTAATACAGTTAATAGGTTTTTTTCTTTAGCTGTTTTACTATTCCCTAGATCCTCCAATTCTTTTATTTTATCTTTTACTACTTCTTTCCCTTTTACTATTAGCTCAGAGTCAAAGTCTATAGCTTTAGTAGTGAAGTATGTAGCATAAAAAGCTTCTGGATAATAGACCTTAAAATAAGCTATTCTAAAAGACATAGTTACATACGCTACTGCATGTGCTTTAGGGAACATGTACTTTATTTTTTTACATGACTCTATATACTATTCTGGAATATTATTTTCTCTCATATACTTCTCATCATCCTCAGATAATCCTCTACCTTTCCTTACATTCTCCATAATTTTAAAAGATACTTTTTTATCTAGACCGTTGTATATAAGATA
This window harbors:
- the rpsO gene encoding 30S ribosomal protein S15; amino-acid sequence: MNLSKEEKAAIIEDYKMHEGDTGSPEVQIAILTHRINKLNDHLKSHKKDHHSRRGLLKMVGQRRGLQNYLQKTDIERYRSLIERLGLRR
- a CDS encoding bifunctional riboflavin kinase/FAD synthetase; amino-acid sequence: MKIIADKNEKLSSKTAVALGNFDGIHLGHQKLIESMVSMAKDRKLSPSIFTFDDNFNQFKLGTINNFIMSKSQKENLLENLGIETLYMVNFDKNFMEMSPEEFIKTIIIEKLNANLVVIGFNFKFGYKAKGDKDTLIRMSEKYGFEVKIIPPVIRNDCIVSSTVIRNLIKEGKVQEANEMLGRPYCVRGTVITGKGRGKKLGFATANLKCEIDYIPPKHGVYRTNINYNGLTYKSITNVGSNPTFNDVGFSIETHIINFDKNIYNENIEIEFLEFIREEKKFKSIEDLVYQVKSDIHKVVSR
- the truB gene encoding tRNA pseudouridine(55) synthase TruB, yielding MKGIINVLKPSGMTSHDVVSFIRKTFNMKKVGHTGTLDPNAAGVLPICIGKATRVAEYFNDFNKTYRGQLTLGYSTDTQDKYGVILENSNIEVTEEEIVNVFDKFKGDIDQIPPMYSAVKRNGIKLYELAREGKTIEREKRRVKIYSLDIIRNYDNKKILFDVECSKGTYVRTLCNDIGEQLGTLGHMSFLIRTKVGNFSIKDAYTLEEIINFKENNTLEDILMPIDTALLQYRDIVLNEEYFQAIKNGLKVKLNNNIQRNKEELFRIYCGEIFIGIGTIIELDDHSYLKNAESITIKVIINEDNS
- a CDS encoding DHH family phosphoesterase, producing MEAIFEELDLFKAKINSSENICLMSHVNPDGDSVGSVLALATFIIENMGDGKNVNIVINDEIPSNLKFMPNMSLIKTDIEYNKIDLLITLDCASTDRLGIDESILNSIKYTVNIDHHVTNTQFGNINFIDSKASSTGEVVYDLIKSMNYDISKDIATCIYVSMSTDTGSFKYTNTSSKTHLIVSKLLDKHIDLEMINIELYQNRSIEKTMLLMEGIKNLELYEDNKVGIVSISKEILDACKAKSQDAEIIVNFIRDIDTIQVACSLREIDERTVKASLRSKQNIDVSKVALKFNGGGHAKAAGCTIYSNLSEAKEQIKREIIKAFR
- the rbfA gene encoding 30S ribosome-binding factor RbfA translates to MSSKRLGRISEEIKKLVSNIIRSGLKDPRVSSMTSITKVEVTRDLRYANIYISVLGDEKSGTETIKGLQSASGYIRKEIGKNINLRYTPEPLFILDNSIEYGIKISKILSDLKEDDEGSV
- the infB gene encoding translation initiation factor IF-2 translates to MTKIRVYELAKELKLTSKELMEKIEELDLKIGSHMSTLENDEAELLRELLSEGSKNKEESLENEINENTIQIEETIQVKELAEKMNVPSAKVISKLITLGIMASLNQDIDFDTASLIADEYGFTLVKNEVTEETLEEILAEELDYEDVPEDLEERSPVVTVMGHVDHGKTSLLDRIRETSVTKKEAGGITQHIGAYTVNIEGKKIVFLDTPGHEAFTSMRARGAQITDIAILVVAADDGVMPQTVEALNHARAAGVPIIVAINKMDKYEANPDRVKQELMEHGLMAEDWGGDTIFVPVSALKGDGIDELLEMVLLVAEMQELKANPNRKAVGTIIESNLDKGRGPVATLLIQKGTLSIGDAVVSGTASGRIRAMIDDKGKRIKKAGPSTPVEILGLSETPNSGEILYMVEDDKKAKQIAERSRIKQKDDQVKAFHKVSLDDLFEKIQQGEVKDLNVIIKADVKGAVEAVKQSLEKLSTDEVKVNPIHGGVGAITETDIMLASASNAIVIGFNVRPTNSALEVAKVEEVDVRTYRVIYNAIEDIKAAIDGMLDPEYKEVVQGRAEVRATFKVPGSTIAGIYVLQGKVTRNSKVRLLRDNVVIHEGDISSLKRFKDDVKEINHNYEGGLGIEGYNDLKEGDIIEAYTLEEVKR
- a CDS encoding ribosomal L7Ae/L30e/S12e/Gadd45 family protein, coding for MILASDASENTTDRIISLCKKSNIKYVIIGKKEELGNAVGKGLSSIISITDLSFSEAIVNIIDKIV
- the rnpM gene encoding RNase P modulator RnpM, encoding MKKRKIPLRKCVGCNESKPKKELIRVVKNKENEIKVDLTGKVNGRGAYICNDAECFEKARINKRLNRALEIEIPGEIYDQLLEEIKDDK
- the nusA gene encoding transcription termination factor NusA → MKAEFIEALEEIEKEKGISKELIFEALEAALISGYKKNFGSSQNVEVDVNKETGDVKLYAKKNVVEIVEDELLDISIEEAKKLDANYELEDIVRVEITPRNFGRIAAQTAKQVVMQKIKEAEREIVFDEFINRENEIITGIVQRASKNNILIDLGKTEGILAPSEQIQGEEYNQGDRIKSYILEVKKTTKGPQILLSRTHPGLVKRLFELEVPEIQEGIVDIYNISREAGSRTKIAVYSNDENVDPVGACVGFKGARVKAIVDELYGEKIDIITWDKDIKEFIQNSLSPAKVVKVEVDEKEKSALVVVPDYQLSLAIGKEGQNARLAAKLTNWKIDIKSESQYNSEIHSDEELIDNIEN
- the rimP gene encoding ribosome maturation factor RimP, translating into MKKNSIEKLALEMVEPITDELQFELVDIEYIKEGPNMYLRIYIDKPGGINLDDCQKASEMISEKLDEKDPIEENYFLEVSSPGLDRPLKNEKDFKRNIGKDIEISLYSSLNGSKKIVGKLLDFDDKNIYIEDENLEKINIEKSIASKINLAIKF